The Hippocampus zosterae strain Florida chromosome 2, ASM2543408v3, whole genome shotgun sequence genome contains the following window.
TTTATTTGGTCTCCCTTCCACAGGTCAGCAGGAAAGCGTTGCTGACAATGTACCAGCCCAACAAAAAGAGGAAAACCTCACTGGTCCTCTAAAGCCAAGTCCAACTGTAATCGGGAAGCAAATAGAAAATGCCAGTGGAGGCCATCCGTCAGCCGGCGAGGCCCGGCGCTTCGGCGACATTTCCTCGCCTGCGGCCCAAAGGCCCGGTGGGTCCCGAATTCTACCGGCAGAGTTCATCTTCGGCCGTCCGACCCAAGCAGAGTGCTGTGGAGAGGCTGGAAGCGGACAAGGCCAAATACGTCAAGAGCCAGGTGGCGCTGTCCAAGCAGCAGCCGGTCAGGCCTCCCGACGTGCGCAGGCCTCTGCTCAGCCCAGTCGCCAGCACTCTCAGGCCCGCCAAGAAGACGCCTGGCCAGCCAAAGAGCAAACAGGAGTCCGTCCAGCTGGACCTCGAGCATCTGAGCAGCCTGATCAGTGACGTGAGCGACAGGCCCAGTTCGATTGCGAGCGCAGAGTGCCTTGGTGACTCCCCTCAGCCGACTTCCCTGAAAAAAGACCCGCCAGACCCACCGTCCCATCCTCACTGCTCCAGTTCCACCCAGGTGACTCAAGTCAACGTTACTTCCACAGCACCTTAACAACAACAGTTGGAACAAAGTTGCTCTACCTAAAACATCCAAActatcattaaaataaaaccgTAATAACAAAATGAAAGTCTTTTTTCCTGAGCTCCCTTTATACTGCCCGTTTGTAGTCTCCAAAGTCCAGTGTAAGGGTGCTGGGATCATAAGATTTTCAGAGGCTTATGTGGGCACAAGTAATGAccttgacaatttttttcattttgtgacatAAGGCGACATGAGCGTTTTTGCACTCCTGTTTAGTATTTTACTGACCCTGTGCCATATCCTCGGCTCTCATTTAATCTCGCAGATTCACTTTGAAAAATGCGCAGGACTCTTTCATGCCAACACTGGTATATTGTACACCTAAAATTACAGTGgtcatcaattcattttttttttcatgagatgCAAGTTTGGTagattatttttggggggggggggggggggcacacattcTGAATCCGCCGACATTGATTGTGTAGCACATAATAACAAGTCCATTCGCGGTGATATTTGCTGCTCAGCTGTTGCGCCACAAGTGCCGGTGCTCTCATCAAAgaatgtcaaagccaaaaatgctaaaaacagtcaaacaaatTTACCCAATGCACCGGAAACATGAAATGAGAGGGTCGAGAAGTACAATGACTGAGTAAAAGGAGTGGAGCTCTTGTAACAACTGACCTCTTCTACTAGGTGAGAGTGAAAGCGGACCGGGTGGAAAGTTCCGGATCGACGGCGGGCACGGTTCGCCGAGTGGACGTCATACCTCAAGCCACCGGTGGGCGAACCCCTCGCAGGCCACCGCCCTTCATCCGCCAACCGCTTCAGCCGCTGCCGTTACACCCCCAGGTTCCCCTGCGCCCGACTATTTCGCACCTGCTCCTCCGCGCGAAGGCCCCTCCGTCTCCCCTGAAACCCGTCGCCGCCCCGCCTAAAGCAGATCGGCCTCCTGTCTCTCCAGTTCCCATCTTCCTCACTTTGCCCCCTCCATCCCCGGCCTTCACCCATCTATCCGGCTCCCCTCGCAGCAGGAAACGTCCGTCTCTGACCCGCTCCAAATCTGACATGAGCGAGCAATTTTCCCGAGCCGGGACGGAGTTGGAGCGCTTCTTCAACCTGTGTGGTTTGGACCCCGCGGATCTGCAGGAGTTTCCCGGATCCACTTCTGACATTGTGTCTCTGGCCCGCTTCCGCAGCGTCAGCGCTCCGGGGTCAGAGTGCGCCGGTTCCGGCGGGCCTGACGAAGATGCTCAGGAGGCTGAAGAGCGCGTTCCCTACGGCGTCTCGCTCATTGAGAGGAACGCCAGGGTGATCAAATGGCTTTACGGCCTGCGGCAGGCgaagtgaaagtgaaagtgtTTCCCATTGGGGTTGCAAATGGTACAACATTTCCATGAGGAATATTGTGAAACTCTCTGTGGGAATTCGGGGGAATGAACTGAAAAATTCGGGTAGTTTGATGCTAAGCTTTTAGGTTCAGGCAGCACAGTGTACCTAAGATTAGTGCACATACACTTTATAGTTTTGAGTTTGGGGGTTCAAATCTGAGCTTCCTGTTTGCACATCAGCCGGAGTGCCcgtgcgtggggtttctccgggtattccggcttCCTCACCCGTTCCACAATCGTGCGTCTCAGTTGAATTGAAGACGCTAATTCAGTGATGTCTTTAAAGAATGGAAATAAACCTGCACGCGACTTACCTTCGTGGCCGGTTAATTCCTTCTGCACGAAAAAAAACTAGCCACCCATGTTTTTCAAGACAGGCTTATTCAAAGCTGATCTTGCTATTTTTCCATGTTAGtatcttaaaagaaaaaaaaatatgcagactGTTACTCTTTGGATGCCATAATGGCGCACAGCAGTTACTTAATGTTCTCTGCAAGCGTCAACCTTCAGTTTGACAAATTGTTGGTTTATTCCCAGTAATTCATATTaattcccccaaaaatataccAACTCTGAAAAGCTCCATAACTTTGCCGTCCTGCTTGCCATGTATGAAACTATGAACCGTAACACGGCGTCCCGAAATTGCAGGCTGGCAGTGTTCTATGGAGCCTAAAGCATTATGGGGGTGTGGAGGGGGACAAATGTAGCCCTGGGATATGAATAATGAATGCACAAATAGTCATTTGTCATTCTCATGAACAACTTGGACATCCGGCTAAGAATATGTGTACATACCTCCACTTAAAACGACAATACGGGCCCGACTTTTAAGGTTGTAGTCtttgtcacaaaagcaagctGGCTTTCACATATTTTCAAATAACTATTCGTAATGATTACTGACAATGTTATGTTTCAGAATATCTGTGTAACTCATTCCCAACCTTAAACAAAAATCTGAATCGCGACCTCTGAACGTTTCTTACTTACACTCCCATTTGCTGACCCGATTGTGCAGTGCCTCGCCACAGCTTAGTACTTTGACCACAACTTATTTTGTTCACTACAATTATTCCCCCTGCCTCTCATTATGGCCGGGGCCTTGTAATTATCTCGCACTAACTGTAACGCCATATGGAGCTATTTAATTCGGTGGCCATGTCGAAGGTCCcaaaaattgaacaggaaggcagccattttggaggCAGGAAGGCATGCTCACGGCTTAATTTgtcatgctttgtttttgcttgactGGTGAGCATCGTCCTACTGGCTTTGAAAACTGGACAGTCAAGTGATTCAAATAAGagttgtcaatgttttttttatttttttaatgcccagCTTGTGAATGATGCtttcacattgtttttgttgatgtccTAAAGCGCAACTGATTATTTCCTGGTGATTATTTTGCGAATGATGAGATATTAGCTGTGAGAGTTTATTTATACAGTTGGAATTTACTGATGCCTTATTTGGACAATGGTGTTCGAAGTgttgcaattattatttttttttttttttttttaaatctgatcaATCCTGGGCATGTTCAAGTTATTCAATCATGTCAAATGGTACATGGCAGAATCTGAGCTCCCAAACAGTTGCAATGACAGCTTGGTGCATCAGTGTTCAGTTTTAGAATGGAAACTTGTCAAATAAACAGTTGAACTCTGAAAATACTAtcttgtttattatttataagaAACTCGAAAAAATCCTGATCATTTAGTCATCCGAGGATGTTATGTGAAAGCTTCCAAACTTTTGGaaatctccccctccccccaattgGAAAATTTCCAGTGGAATTAACAGGATGAAACCAGTACTGTATTTACTAAATTGAAGCTTTAGCTCTTAGAGGGAACTTGAAGGTCAACCTTCTGTAAATTGTGTATGTTTCTCATTTTAATACACAAAGAGCATTTGAGAATCAAGTGGTGAGTTACGAGTATGGTCACGAAATGAtcatgatgaaaaatgaaaatgcttttaaacaaaccaaaattgTCTTTCCTTTGTAAGACTGTACTTATATGTatctgaaatgtcttttttcccccccatctttGTTAATATCTTACACGAGGTTTCGggctttattttaaatgtatttatttccctATTGCTGTTCAATCTGTACAGAAGGAGGGTCAAGCCTCATTTGAGAATTGTCGTGTACTTTATTACACAGCACTTGGTGACTGTTTTGTTTCATCTTGCACTCGACAAATACTCCATATTAGAAAGTCAAAAGAACCAAAgcattttaaacaaataaaaactaacaaacctgcTCTTAAATATGAATTAAAACTAACTTAattagaaaaacacacacaggtaaCCTTCAGTTTCTATTCTGTGTTCAGCAAAATTCACCACAGCTGTTTGAttcatgaaaatgtccaagAATGCCACTTGTGTGCCATTTTGTGACTTTCCAGTCTCTCTGTGGTGATCGGCACTTCCCGTTTGAAGCCTTGTCCTGTTGATCAATCATCTGGTCCCGCTTGGTGTCATGATGTCAGAATGTGAACGTTGTGATGAAGAGGGCTCTTTCAAAAACAATTCTAATGGAAGCAAGAAATCACATCACAGCTCATGTGAGTCACCACCCGATTCTGAGACCGTGACTCATCGCGCAGCCTCTCCTCCTGAGGAGATATCAAACAGTATTCTCTCTCCTCAGAAGTGTGAAGCCTCAGCCTGTTTCCTGTCTCTGTTATGAGGTCGGTGCTGACATATGTGGCAGATGACTTTCCCGCAACGCGTCCCACCTGCAAAGATCTGGAGCGATAGGTTTTCTTTTGCTACACCTTCTCTCATGAGGTGGCAACTTTTAAAGGCGacgtcaaaaatgttcttttcaagAACATGTTCTAGGGAGCAGAATAGCATTCGGCCATCCAAGGAAGCTGACATTTTATGCAGCACGACCCCCTGCTGTCGCCTGGAATTGACATCAAAGACTCCTTGGATTTAGgttgtgaatgtcacatgaccatccatccatccatccatcttccgaaccgcttgatcctcactagggtcgcggggggtactggagcctatcccagcagtcatcgggcagtaggcgggggacaccctgaatcggttgccagccaatcacagggcacacagagacgaacaaccatccgcgctcacactcacacctagggacagtttggagtgttcaatcagcctgccgcgcatgtttttccTAACTCAGCAAATAAGCTGAGAACAGACAGATATTCATCTTCTTTCATATTTCCCaaatacaatattaatcagaatactgtcCTTAGACTGTTGGGGGCACGTATATTCAtgtaaagaaaacatttggctTGAATTTTCCTttacaacaaaacacattaCGAGTTAAATCTATTGTTGTCACATGCCACTTTGCAGTTACGGCTTCCATCAGCGGGCCGTATGGACGGTGAAGTCAAATAAATGTTAACTCTTCTTTTCGTATCATACATGAATACaacattacaatttttttgaaaaataaacttaAAACTAAACATA
Protein-coding sequences here:
- the LOC127596018 gene encoding protein FAM110A-like, with translation MPVEAIRQPARPGASATFPRLRPKGPVGPEFYRQSSSSAVRPKQSAVERLEADKAKYVKSQVALSKQQPVRPPDVRRPLLSPVASTLRPAKKTPGQPKSKQESVQLDLEHLSSLISDVSDRPSSIASAECLGDSPQPTSLKKDPPDPPSHPHCSSSTQVRVKADRVESSGSTAGTVRRVDVIPQATGGRTPRRPPPFIRQPLQPLPLHPQVPLRPTISHLLLRAKAPPSPLKPVAAPPKADRPPVSPVPIFLTLPPPSPAFTHLSGSPRSRKRPSLTRSKSDMSEQFSRAGTELERFFNLCGLDPADLQEFPGSTSDIVSLARFRSVSAPGSECAGSGGPDEDAQEAEERVPYGVSLIERNARVIKWLYGLRQAK